The genome window GTCTTTTCTTAGTGGTACATCAAATTATGGTGTAGCTTACAAATGAGAGCATCTTCAATTCAATGAATAGGACATTATCATCTACAGATGAGCAAACTCAGAGACCAGAGAGGTCAAGAAACTTCTCCGAGATCACACAgcttagtggcagagctggaattcaaactcCAGGCTGTCCAAATCTAGAGCTTTTCTCCATCACCACCCTTCAATGCACCAGCATTAAGCAAACAGTGCAGTCCAGTCCAGAGGACctgtggcaggggaggggagtACCAGTTCTTAAAGGGCTGACCCCAGAAAGCAGTGACTGAGGAGGTGTCTTCTGGTCTTGTCCCTGGTGCTTGAATCCAGGGAATTCCAACTTCATCCTTGCTGTGTTTCAGGTTGTAGAGCCCTGATGGGCCCGAAGGAGATCAGAGGATTTGAAGGTGACACTGTATCTCTGCAGTGCATCTATAAGGAGGAACTGAGGACATACAAAAAATATTGGTGCAGGAGGAGAGGGTTCCTTTTCTCCCGCTGCTCTGGTGCTATCTATGTGGAAGGAGATGGCCAGGAGAGGACGGAGGGCAGGGTGTCCATCCAAGACAGACCCCAGGAGCTCACACTCAAAGTGACCCTGAGGAACCTCACTCTGCAAGACGCTGGGaattatttctgtggggtcaaaAAATTGGGCCCTGATGAGACTTTCATGGTCTCTCTTCTCATCTTTCCAGGTAATAAATGTTTCTCCGTCCCTGGCTAGGGCACAGGAGATgcagaggggaagagggaggggtgggtgggtgatgaGCAGTGGGGCCAGTTTCCCCATCACAAGGGGGTGTAATGCTCATATCAACCTCACCAGAGACCTGCAGGACGCAGGGAGAGGAGGCAAGTCAAGGTGCTCAGCTGCTGCTGGGGCACAGCTTGGCCATACGGGCCTCAGCTGCTCTCTCACTCTCCCTGCCCAAGGTCCCAGTGCTAGTAGGTGGCAGAGCAAGACTGAACCCAGATGTGTCAAACCCCACACTCAGTGCCTTTCCTCTCTGCCCATATGTGGCAGACAGATTGCCGTGGGCTAGGGACAAGACTGACATTCCACAGAATAAAAAGACTCCCTCCCTGGAGTCAGAGAGATCCCTGAGGATTGCTCAAGCTAGGCCCCCCACTGCTGcatccccacccagccccacagcaTCACCTACACCACGGCCATACTGCCTCACCCTGCCTGTGGCCCCAGCTCTCCTCCCTTGCCTCCTCTTCCCCGGATCTTGGAATGCCTGAGAACTGGCCTCGGAGGTGCTGGTTGAGTTCAGGGACAGGCAACTGGGGCTGGAGCATGTCTCTGACTGCCCATGATCCCACCTGGACCTGCTGAGCTGAGGACAGAGAAACCAGAGAAGGCCCTGGGGAGTGGGCCACCCCAGTCTGCCAGTCAGTCGGGGTGAGGTAGGCCTTTGCATACCATTTCAGAGACGGGGgcactgaggctctgagagatgAAATGATTTGGCCCAGGTCTCACGGTCGGAAGTGGTGGAGCCACAATTCAAATGCAGGTCATTTCTGGCTGTGGTGtctgttctttctctctcctggcCCCCAGCTGGGACCCATCCCATCCCCAGGCACATTCCCACTGCCAGATCCCCATGATCCATAGGTCTTTAATTCAGTGAAATAAAGGTAAACACCAAATGATACGGCGGCATCAAAACCACATTGAACCTGTTCTCCATGATTCCCTGATTGCCTCCAGTTCTTATCAGTATTCTGACCTCGTTTTTACCTAGTGGTGATCAATTTTACCTATATTTGAGCCTTTCCTGTTTTCATTCTTACTCTcaattgtaattatttatttgtgtacGATGTATGCATTATTATGTTACCCACCTGTATCAGACCTTGCTGACCTCTCTCTGTTGACAGTTGGGAtactgaaaataaagaagatgAATGGCAGTGGTGTGCTGGTGAACATTCCAGCTGGCTGGGGAGGCTCTGATCTGTAGTGTTTGCCAGTTTCTGTGGTGCCACTGTCAGTTTCCAGCCACCCACACTTTAACAATAGGCTCACAAAGTTCCTGAAAAGTTAACCATCAGCTCTTTGGAGCGAGTGTGAGCCATCTCCAGCCCACCACTGAGCAGCATGAAACACCAAAATGTCTAGGAAGTTCAGAACAAGGCGAGAGCGCCCACTatcatttctttcattccctGTTGCCTGGAGGTCCTAGGTAATGAAATATGACAGGGTAAAGAAGTATAAATAttggaaaggaaaagataaattctcTTTATTTGCTGGAAATTTAGTCATTTACTCAGAATAATCGGAGAAAACTGACCTAGAATTAGAATAGAGATGGAGGGATAGGGGAGAGTCCAGGATGGCTCATAAGACAGACGAGGTGAATGATGGGCATGGGGGGTTGGGGAGTGGCTCTTGGGGGGTTGGCCACACCAGGTTTCTGCCCACTGTGCTGAGCACAGAGGTGAGGCATTTTACCCTTGTGAGTGTCCCAGTAAACAACTTGTTCCAGCATCAATGAGTATTAGCTCGGCCGGCGGCACGCTCTAAGTCCTGTGGGTGTGAAAAGGATGAAGGCTTTGCTCCTTCTggggaaagcattatggaggagTTAACTTTTGAGCTGGTGCCCTAGGGCAGAAAGAAATGTGTTAAACATAGATGGAAAGGACAGGCATGGCACAGAGAGGAACAGCATGTCAAGGCATGGAGGTTTGCAGGAGGCTCGCTTAACTGGGAATGAAGAACAACTCTGGCTGGCGGCCTGAATGGGGAAGAGGTGAAACCTACAAGGTGGGTTGAAGACTGAGCTTAAAAGGCCTTGAAAGGCGTGCTAAAATGTTTGAACTTCAGGTTATAGGCAGTGTGGGGGGGCGGTCAGCTTATAGGCAATGGGGGACAGGCGCGGGCATTGACTGTTCTGATGCAGGAAGTGATAGGATGCAATATATATTTCAGAGACAAAACTGGCATCAGGAAGGGTGGCCCAGAAAGGGCAGGCTGGTGAGCAGCTGGGCACAAGGGATACTGAAGGTCTGAGTGGGAGGCCACGGGGACCACAGGAGGGAAAGGCCAGCAATCAGCTGGAATCTATCATCAGTGGCTCCAGGTAGCTGAGGGGAGGAGATGACGCTGCTCTGAGCCGAGACTGGGGGTGGGAACGCCGCTGGCTGCTCCCAGGGAGGACGTCCAGCCCAGAGCCATGACCCTTGTCCACCTGAGACTAGCTTCTCCCTTCCCTCTAGGTCCCTGctgtcctccctccccagctccctcctttcagcctcttgctACAACCAGCCTCCAGCCCAAGGCAAAAGCTTGGCAAACTCAGCCCCCAGGATTGAGTGAGtgaatgctttttctgtccttcccCCTTGGCTTTATAGAGAAACACCCAGCGAGTGCCAGCCTGGTGCCAGATGCTCCACTGTGTGGCCCCCACAGCCCGGGAGCTGGACTTTGGCTGAGGACTGGAGGCTCAGCAGTTAGACGGTTGGCTCAAGGTCCCACAGGAAGCAGCCCAGCCAGGGAGTAGGCACAGCTTGACCACAAGCTCAGGCTCTGTATACCCCTGGGGTCTGAGGGTGGGCAGGAAAGGCTGGGCCTCAGACCCTGCCCTCTGGACCTGTCTCTGACACCCAATGGCTGGGGAAGGAGGTCATGGCCTGCTGAGGCATAGGTGGTGAGGGTGGTCATGTGATGGTGACATAGGACTTTCTGGTGAGGGCAGAGACAATTGGCCAGGACTCTAGCAGGAGGGCAGAAAGGCTGCAGGCACAAAAAGGGGCTGAAAACTATGCCCTGGTGTGGGGTGTGCCTGAGATGTGGCTTGTTTGCTCAAAATGACTTCGTCTAGGCCTCTGTTGACTTCCTGGGGTATCCTGTAGCTGGGGATGTTCTGAGAAACTGGTCCCAGGGAGGCTTGGGTTCAAGGGCCTCAGCTCAGAAGTCTGGGGATGCCGGGATTCAAGGGTCAGGGAAGGTGCTGAGGCCTTGcttttggacttcta of Manis javanica isolate MJ-LG chromosome 4, MJ_LKY, whole genome shotgun sequence contains these proteins:
- the CD300LG gene encoding CMRF35-like molecule 9 isoform X3; amino-acid sequence: MQPLTLLWGCLLIPGCRALMGPKEIRGFEGDTVSLQCIYKEELRTYKKYWCRRRGFLFSRCSGAIYVEGDGQERTEGRVSIQDRPQELTLKVTLRNLTLQDAGNYFCGVKKLGPDETFMVSLLIFPETKLASGRVAQKGQAGEQLGTRDTEGLSGRPRGPQEGKASNQLESIISGSRSLLSSLPSSLLSASCYNQPPAQGKSLANSAPRIEDLPSSLTAGPHLSRRRRCCPQQQLQVQGACPNDPNLGPSPGAADPSAGRRPGCPWQLRVPVEEGSSTGHRGTEEQEGPTLTLVPVGPWDLLAGAPQGSCVLGGLGGGLSWPQPQLCPAAGAREREMEEPGVPDRRTHGSSQAWARGHSGPRRSSPGLGSLI
- the CD300LG gene encoding CMRF35-like molecule 9 isoform X9; translation: MQPLTLLWGCLLIPGCRALMGPKEIRGFEGDTVSLQCIYKEELRTYKKYWCRRRGFLFSRCSGAIYVEGDGQERTEGRVSIQDRPQELTLKVTLRNLTLQDAGNYFCGVKKLGPDETFMVSLLIFPETKLASGRVAQKGQAGEQLGTRDTEGLSGRPRGPQEGKASNQLESIISGSRSLLSSLPSSLLSASCYNQPPAQGKSLANSAPRIEDLPSSLTAGPHLSRRRRCCPQQQLQVQGACPNDPNLGPSPGAADPSAGRRPGCPWQLRVPVEEGSSTGHRGTEEQEGPTLTLESEIEAQRG
- the CD300LG gene encoding CMRF35-like molecule 9 isoform X4, which gives rise to MQPLTLLWGCLLIPGCRALMGPKEIRGFEGDTVSLQCIYKEELRTYKKYWCRRRGFLFSRCSGAIYVEGDGQERTEGRVSIQDRPQELTLKVTLRNLTLQDAGNYFCGVKKLGPDETFMVSLLIFPETKLASGRVAQKGQAGEQLGTRDTEGLSGRPRGPQEGKASNQLESIISGSRSLLSSLPSSLLSASCYNQPPAQGKSLANSAPRIEDLPSSLTAGPHLSRRRRCCPQQQLQVQLNWPQRHRGTRRSNSHTCARRAMGLAGWGTSGQLCPWGPRRRPQLAPASALPSGWREGAGDGGARCSRPQDPREQPGLGQGALWPPPLLPGPWFPHLIEEGSLRLMISEDFVLCCRLFHESLRCPTLLSGPLT
- the CD300LG gene encoding CMRF35-like molecule 9 isoform X6, with protein sequence MQPLTLLWGCLLIPGCRALMGPKEIRGFEGDTVSLQCIYKEELRTYKKYWCRRRGFLFSRCSGAIYVEGDGQERTEGRVSIQDRPQELTLKVTLRNLTLQDAGNYFCGVKKLGPDETFMVSLLIFPETKLASGRVAQKGQAGEQLGTRDTEGLSGRPRGPQEGKASNQLESIISGSRSLLSSLPSSLLSASCYNQPPAQGKSLANSAPRIEDLPSSLTAGPHLSRRRRCCPQQQLQVQGACPNDPNLGPSPGAADPSAGRRPGCPWQLRVPVEEGSSTGHRGTEEQEGPTLTLASREELHPRVCLDQSCRAHWAPCQPEALCQPPHGDPVPKPDFRGR